A stretch of Desulfovibrio desulfuricans DSM 642 DNA encodes these proteins:
- a CDS encoding dihydroorotate dehydrogenase, whose translation MDLSVTLKGQTHDLTLKNPVLTASGTFGYGLEFASYGDLAALGGLVAKGLSLLPRQGNPTPRIVETTAGMLNAVGLQNDGVEVFCQDKLPRLPWQETAVIANIYAGSVEEFAELAARLNAEEGVAALEVNVSCPNVKEGGVLFGQDPVLAAQVTAAVRRAAPGKHVMVKLSPNVTDIALMARSVEDAGADSISCINTLLGMSVDLNSRKPSLANVVGGLSGPAIKPVALRCVWQVSRAVNIPVIGVGGIVTAEDALEFLLVGARAVQVGTGNFMRPDCAFALAEELPALCEKLGIEDLGAYCGSLDLD comes from the coding sequence ATGGATCTTTCCGTCACACTCAAGGGGCAGACGCACGATCTGACCCTTAAGAACCCTGTGCTCACGGCTTCAGGCACCTTCGGCTACGGGCTGGAGTTTGCCTCTTACGGCGATCTCGCCGCGCTTGGCGGTCTGGTAGCCAAGGGTCTTTCCCTGTTGCCGCGTCAGGGCAACCCTACGCCGCGCATTGTGGAAACCACCGCAGGTATGCTTAACGCCGTGGGTCTGCAAAATGACGGAGTCGAGGTTTTCTGCCAAGACAAGCTGCCCCGCCTGCCCTGGCAGGAAACAGCCGTTATCGCCAATATTTACGCCGGTTCGGTGGAGGAATTCGCCGAGCTTGCCGCCCGCCTCAATGCGGAAGAAGGCGTTGCCGCCCTTGAGGTGAACGTCTCCTGCCCCAACGTCAAGGAAGGCGGCGTGCTGTTTGGCCAGGATCCGGTGCTTGCCGCCCAGGTTACGGCTGCCGTGCGCCGCGCCGCGCCGGGCAAGCACGTTATGGTCAAGCTCTCGCCCAACGTGACGGATATCGCCCTTATGGCCCGTAGCGTTGAAGACGCAGGCGCGGACAGTATCTCGTGCATCAACACGCTGCTCGGAATGTCTGTGGATCTGAACAGCCGCAAGCCCTCGCTGGCCAACGTGGTGGGTGGGCTTTCCGGCCCCGCAATCAAGCCCGTGGCCCTGCGCTGCGTGTGGCAGGTGTCCCGCGCCGTGAACATCCCCGTTATCGGTGTGGGCGGCATTGTCACCGCCGAAGACGCTCTGGAATTTTTGCTGGTGGGCGCGCGCGCCGTGCAGGTTGGCACGGGCAACTTCATGCGGCCCGACTGCGCCTTTGCCCTGGCAGAGGAACTCCCCGCCCTGTGTGAAAAGCTGGGCATTGAAGACCTGGGCGCTTATTGCGGCAGCCTGGATTTGGACTAA
- a CDS encoding dihydroorotate dehydrogenase has product MSQTSSCELDVLDLVPFGQTGNESRFFALRLSRPEWTRWRPGQFVMIRPRNFGLDIPWARPLGICHMTSRHMICFFQVRGKGTRRMSELRSGDKVRVWGPLGNGFVVEPDTPTLLLAGGMGIVPFVGYVSEHPKPWNVSMLFGHREHISCYPVDSINEHVPLDSLREAESGDLDDFIFTIQERMSEYAEQKGLVLACGPTPFMRTVQKFAAELGVRCQVSLENRMACGVGACLGCVTKTTEAWPVEAKREGLVQVCNHGPVFWSDQVEL; this is encoded by the coding sequence ATGTCACAAACATCTTCTTGCGAGCTTGATGTTCTCGATCTTGTGCCTTTTGGGCAGACCGGCAACGAAAGCCGCTTTTTTGCGTTGCGCCTCTCCCGCCCCGAGTGGACTCGGTGGCGGCCTGGGCAGTTTGTCATGATCCGTCCCCGAAATTTCGGGCTGGATATCCCCTGGGCGCGCCCCCTTGGTATCTGCCATATGACCTCCCGGCATATGATCTGCTTTTTCCAGGTGCGCGGCAAAGGCACAAGGCGCATGTCCGAGCTGCGCTCGGGCGACAAGGTGCGCGTGTGGGGGCCGCTGGGCAACGGGTTTGTCGTTGAGCCGGACACCCCGACCCTGCTGCTGGCAGGCGGTATGGGCATAGTGCCCTTTGTGGGCTACGTGAGCGAGCATCCCAAGCCGTGGAATGTTTCCATGCTCTTTGGGCACCGCGAGCACATCAGTTGCTATCCAGTGGACAGCATCAACGAGCACGTGCCGCTGGACAGCCTGCGCGAAGCGGAATCCGGCGATCTGGACGACTTTATTTTTACCATTCAGGAGCGCATGAGCGAATACGCCGAGCAGAAGGGCCTTGTGCTTGCCTGCGGGCCTACGCCCTTTATGCGCACCGTGCAAAAGTTTGCCGCCGAGCTTGGCGTTCGTTGCCAGGTTTCGCTTGAAAACCGCATGGCCTGCGGCGTGGGCGCGTGCCTTGGCTGCGTGACCAAAACCACAGAAGCCTGGCCGGTCGAAGCAAAGCGCGAAGGCCTGGTGCAGGTGTGCAACCACGGCCCGGTATTCTGGTCGGATCAGGTAGAACTGTAG
- a CDS encoding M24 family metallopeptidase, with amino-acid sequence MSDIFASRRENLRRAMRLRGLDAMLISQAANRFYLSGFELHDPQFNESAGRLVITSDGHDWLATDGRYLDAASRIWDRERIFIYGGNAARELHGLLRRCGSRIGIEANGVSLAFARDLTDAGSGLYCEAADGMVERLRRIKEPCEISALEKSFALNHKLMKWVEGQLEPGRTEAHISWLIERFFRENGASELAFANIVAVGKNAALPHAIPGQDVVTDNCPVLVDVGCRIENYCSDQTRTFWVGTAPTDEFRRALDLTRQAQTAAIEGMRPGMPLRMAYALAHDVFAKAGVANAFTHGLGHGVGLETHEAPSLSPRAEGVLEPGMVVTVEPGLYYPKWGGIRWEYTVLVEEDGVRIL; translated from the coding sequence ATGAGTGACATCTTCGCTTCCCGCCGTGAAAACCTCCGGCGTGCCATGCGCTTGCGCGGGCTTGACGCCATGCTCATCAGCCAGGCTGCCAACAGGTTTTATCTTTCCGGTTTTGAGCTGCATGATCCACAGTTTAACGAAAGCGCAGGCAGACTTGTCATCACATCTGATGGGCACGACTGGCTGGCAACAGACGGCCGCTATCTGGACGCAGCCTCACGCATCTGGGATCGCGAACGCATCTTTATATACGGCGGCAACGCAGCGCGCGAACTGCACGGATTGCTCAGGCGCTGCGGCAGCCGCATTGGCATTGAGGCCAACGGCGTCAGCCTCGCCTTTGCCCGCGATCTGACTGACGCTGGCTCCGGCCTGTATTGCGAGGCGGCAGACGGCATGGTCGAGCGCCTGCGCCGCATCAAGGAACCCTGCGAAATCTCCGCGCTGGAAAAATCTTTTGCGCTCAACCACAAGCTGATGAAATGGGTTGAGGGCCAGCTGGAACCGGGTCGCACCGAGGCCCACATAAGCTGGCTCATTGAGCGCTTTTTTCGCGAGAACGGCGCTTCGGAACTTGCTTTTGCCAACATTGTGGCCGTGGGCAAAAACGCCGCCCTGCCCCATGCCATCCCCGGTCAGGACGTTGTTACAGACAACTGCCCGGTTCTGGTCGATGTGGGCTGCCGCATTGAGAACTACTGCTCTGACCAGACCCGCACCTTCTGGGTAGGCACTGCGCCCACTGACGAGTTCCGCCGTGCGCTCGACCTTACCCGGCAGGCGCAGACGGCGGCCATTGAGGGCATGCGCCCCGGCATGCCTTTGCGCATGGCCTATGCGCTGGCGCATGATGTTTTTGCCAAAGCTGGCGTCGCCAATGCCTTTACGCACGGACTCGGACACGGCGTGGGCCTTGAAACCCACGAAGCACCCAGCCTTTCGCCCCGCGCTGAGGGCGTTCTTGAACCTGGCATGGTTGTTACCGTTGAGCCGGGGCTCTACTACCCCAAATGGGGCGGCATCCGCTGGGAATACACCGTGCTGGTCGAAGAAGACGGCGTCAGAATCCTTTAA
- the aroL gene encoding shikimate kinase AroL, translated as MSILFLVGARASGKTTIGKALARSLGLPFADTDQHLLHRAGLTVEQIVAAEGWPGFRSRESQALQEVADAHPAGCVVSTGGGMVLAEENRLLMWQRGMVIFLDAPLQTLAERLSRNPVNSQRPSLTGKGLIEEISQILDERRHLYEQAAHHIVDASQPMPVVCRHIEQLWQERKPQGHAKS; from the coding sequence ATGAGCATTCTCTTTCTGGTGGGCGCGCGGGCTTCGGGCAAAACCACCATCGGCAAGGCGCTTGCCAGAAGCCTCGGCCTGCCCTTTGCCGACACTGATCAGCATTTGCTGCACCGGGCGGGCCTTACCGTTGAGCAGATTGTGGCCGCAGAGGGCTGGCCCGGCTTCCGCAGCCGGGAAAGTCAGGCCTTGCAGGAAGTGGCGGACGCGCACCCCGCTGGCTGTGTTGTCTCCACCGGGGGCGGCATGGTGCTGGCGGAAGAGAATCGCCTTCTTATGTGGCAACGCGGCATGGTTATTTTTCTTGATGCGCCTTTGCAGACCCTTGCCGAAAGACTGAGCCGCAACCCTGTCAACAGTCAGCGCCCTTCGCTGACTGGCAAGGGGCTCATTGAAGAAATCAGTCAGATTTTGGACGAGCGGCGGCATCTTTATGAACAGGCAGCCCACCACATAGTTGACGCATCGCAGCCCATGCCTGTTGTCTGCCGGCACATAGAACAACTCTGGCAGGAACGGAAACCGCAAGGTCACGCCAAGTCATGA
- a CDS encoding glycosyltransferase, translated as MAATNHISSQLPAPLVSVVLPAWNAARTLGATLQSLLGQRPAPGAPLPEFEIIVADDGSTDDTHELLEYWANPARCGHRLQALHLPHGGIVAALNAGLAAARGAFVARMDADDTANPLRIATQTAHLFNNPQLSVSATCVAFGGDRATAHGFAHFVDWQNSLLTHDQISRARFRDTPLCHPSVMFRRECVDKWGAYRDGDFAEDWEIWLRWLHNGAIMEKLPQKMLVWNDAPTRATRADSRYARTACDRLRALWLARWLEKHNPFHPHVWVIGGGRVARQRLAPLWALGPRPAAYIDIDPRKIGNRVNGVPVLGRCALPKPGQCSVLNALTAHGAAEEAGQWLSQAGYEQQDWLLV; from the coding sequence ATGGCTGCTACTAATCACATTTCATCTCAGTTGCCCGCCCCGCTTGTATCTGTGGTGCTGCCAGCGTGGAATGCGGCCCGCACGCTGGGCGCAACCCTGCAAAGCCTGCTTGGGCAGCGCCCCGCCCCTGGCGCGCCCTTACCTGAATTTGAAATTATTGTTGCTGACGACGGATCCACCGATGACACCCACGAGCTTCTGGAATACTGGGCAAACCCCGCTCGTTGCGGGCACAGATTGCAGGCGCTGCACCTGCCCCACGGCGGCATTGTGGCGGCGCTTAACGCAGGGCTTGCTGCGGCGCGCGGCGCGTTTGTAGCGCGCATGGATGCGGACGATACGGCGAATCCCTTGCGCATTGCCACGCAGACGGCTCATCTTTTCAACAATCCGCAACTCAGCGTATCGGCAACCTGCGTGGCTTTTGGCGGAGATCGCGCAACAGCACACGGCTTTGCCCACTTTGTGGACTGGCAGAACAGCCTGCTTACACATGACCAGATCAGCCGCGCACGTTTTCGCGATACGCCCTTGTGTCATCCCTCGGTCATGTTTCGCAGGGAATGCGTAGACAAATGGGGCGCGTACCGTGACGGCGACTTTGCTGAAGACTGGGAGATCTGGCTGCGCTGGCTCCACAACGGCGCGATAATGGAAAAGCTGCCGCAGAAAATGCTGGTATGGAATGATGCCCCCACCCGCGCCACCCGGGCAGACAGCAGATACGCGCGCACCGCCTGCGACAGGCTGCGGGCACTGTGGCTGGCTCGCTGGCTTGAGAAACACAACCCCTTTCATCCCCATGTTTGGGTAATCGGCGGCGGGCGTGTTGCCCGGCAACGGCTGGCCCCTTTGTGGGCACTTGGCCCAAGACCTGCCGCTTATATCGATATAGATCCCAGGAAGATAGGCAACCGCGTAAACGGCGTTCCTGTTCTGGGGCGCTGTGCCCTGCCCAAACCCGGGCAATGCAGCGTTCTCAATGCCCTGACGGCCCACGGCGCAGCAGAAGAGGCAGGCCAGTGGCTCTCGCAGGCAGGTTATGAGCAACAGGATTGGCTCCTGGTTTAA
- a CDS encoding ATP synthase F0 subunit B has translation MLDLNVTLLFQLANFFIAIYVLNILLIRPIREIIKKRNGVMDDMAEEAGSFEYQAGERLTNYEAELARARQDAGSNREAGRAAGVAEQQKMVGEAQQSARDILAETRASLQAQAAETLAALRKQVGEFSTRLADRLIKG, from the coding sequence ATGCTGGACCTAAACGTCACTCTTCTTTTTCAGCTGGCGAACTTCTTTATCGCCATTTATGTGCTTAACATCCTCCTGATTCGCCCCATCCGCGAAATCATCAAAAAGCGCAACGGCGTCATGGATGATATGGCCGAGGAAGCCGGTTCTTTCGAGTATCAGGCTGGCGAACGGCTCACCAACTATGAGGCCGAACTGGCCCGCGCCCGTCAGGACGCAGGCAGCAACCGTGAGGCTGGCCGTGCCGCAGGCGTGGCCGAACAGCAGAAAATGGTGGGCGAAGCTCAGCAAAGCGCCCGTGATATTCTGGCTGAAACCCGCGCCTCGCTGCAGGCACAGGCTGCGGAAACCCTTGCTGCGTTGCGCAAGCAGGTGGGTGAATTTTCCACCCGTCTGGCCGACCGCCTCATCAAGGGCTAG
- a CDS encoding ATP synthase F0 subunit B, whose amino-acid sequence MSRWKHAGFILPLVIAFAALVVLPAGALASEGHAAPRWGDFGWRVLNFVIFAGILWYFVGGLAKRFFKNRREGIKNALDDLDERRKTAKEQLASVETRIANLNAEREAILAESRQQAEALKQGIVEEAHRQAAQIVEQARLTAENEGRAIFAEVRASIADEIVNAAEKALSSKLNAAEHDKLIANSLNKVVLH is encoded by the coding sequence TTGAGCAGATGGAAACACGCGGGGTTTATCCTGCCGCTCGTTATTGCCTTTGCCGCGCTGGTGGTCCTTCCTGCGGGAGCCTTGGCTTCTGAAGGGCATGCAGCGCCGCGTTGGGGCGACTTCGGCTGGCGCGTGCTCAACTTCGTAATTTTTGCCGGCATCCTCTGGTACTTCGTTGGCGGGCTGGCCAAGCGTTTCTTTAAGAACCGCCGCGAAGGCATCAAGAATGCGCTGGACGATCTTGACGAACGTCGCAAGACGGCCAAGGAGCAGCTGGCCTCGGTAGAGACCCGCATTGCCAACCTTAATGCTGAACGCGAGGCCATCTTGGCCGAGAGCCGCCAGCAGGCCGAAGCCCTCAAGCAGGGCATTGTGGAAGAGGCTCACCGCCAGGCCGCTCAGATTGTGGAGCAGGCGCGCCTTACGGCGGAAAATGAAGGCCGCGCGATCTTTGCTGAAGTGCGCGCCTCCATTGCCGATGAGATCGTGAACGCCGCCGAGAAAGCTCTGAGCTCCAAGCTCAATGCGGCCGAGCACGACAAGCTTATCGCCAACTCCCTTAACAAGGTGGTGCTCCATTGA
- the atpH gene encoding ATP synthase F1 subunit delta produces MINTVVARRYANAIFALGKKDGDAALSSRGDCLASLGEMLVAAPGLDLTLKSPVIGVSEKKAVLDKLLTKLKADQTMRNFCFLLADKERLAFLSEIAAWYGKLLDEAKGIIRGQCITAVQLSADKKSKLKDTLQQKAGTDIELTFAVDKDILGGMVLKMGDRVLDASLRAQLGILRETFKRGE; encoded by the coding sequence TTGATTAACACCGTGGTTGCACGCAGGTATGCCAACGCAATTTTTGCGCTTGGCAAAAAGGATGGGGATGCAGCCCTGAGTTCGCGTGGCGATTGCCTGGCGTCTCTTGGTGAAATGCTTGTCGCCGCGCCTGGGCTTGACCTTACCTTGAAAAGCCCTGTTATCGGCGTAAGCGAAAAGAAGGCAGTTCTCGACAAACTGCTGACCAAGCTCAAGGCTGACCAAACCATGCGCAATTTTTGCTTTCTGCTTGCAGATAAGGAAAGGCTTGCCTTTCTGAGCGAAATTGCAGCTTGGTACGGCAAACTGCTGGACGAGGCCAAGGGTATCATCCGCGGTCAATGCATAACCGCAGTACAACTTTCCGCAGACAAAAAGTCTAAGCTCAAGGATACCTTGCAACAGAAAGCGGGCACCGATATTGAGCTGACCTTTGCCGTGGACAAAGACATACTAGGGGGTATGGTGCTCAAAATGGGTGACCGGGTGCTGGACGCAAGTCTGCGCGCGCAGTTGGGAATCCTTCGGGAGACATTCAAGAGGGGTGAATAG
- the atpA gene encoding F0F1 ATP synthase subunit alpha, which produces MQIKAEEISKIIEDQIQNYEQRVEMSETGTVLYVGDGIARVYGVKNAMSMELLEFPGGIMGMVLNLEEDNVGVALLGSDVGIKEGDPVKRTGKIFSVPVGDGVMGRVLNPLGEPIDGLGPIEATELRPVEIKAPGIIARKSVHEPMPTGLKAIDAMTPIGRGQRELIIGDRQTGKTAVCVDAILAQKETDIHCFYVAIGQKKSSVALVADTLRRHGAMEYTTIISATASDPAPLQYIAAYTGCAMAEFYRNNGKHALIIYDDLSKQAVAYRQMSLLLRRPPGREAFPGDVFYLHSRLLERAAKVNDSLGAGSLTALPIIETQAGDVSAYIPTNVISITDGQVYLEPNLFNAGVRPAINVGLSVSRVGGAAQIKAMKQVAGTMRLDLAQYRELAAFAQFGSDLDKGTKAKLDRGARLVELLKQPQYKPMPSHEQVASIYAATRGHMDDVPVDQIRKFEDDMLTFMRDTRKDVLDAIKDKKVIDEAVEKALTEAITAFKQGWKA; this is translated from the coding sequence ATGCAGATCAAAGCGGAAGAGATAAGCAAGATCATTGAGGATCAAATCCAAAACTACGAGCAGCGCGTTGAAATGAGCGAAACTGGCACCGTACTCTATGTCGGTGACGGTATCGCCCGTGTCTACGGGGTCAAGAACGCGATGTCCATGGAACTGCTGGAATTCCCCGGCGGCATCATGGGCATGGTGCTCAACCTCGAAGAAGACAACGTAGGCGTGGCCCTGCTCGGTTCGGACGTGGGCATCAAGGAAGGCGACCCGGTCAAGCGTACCGGCAAGATCTTCTCCGTGCCTGTGGGCGACGGCGTTATGGGTCGTGTGCTCAACCCCCTGGGTGAGCCCATCGACGGCCTTGGCCCCATCGAGGCAACAGAATTGCGCCCGGTGGAAATCAAGGCCCCTGGCATCATCGCGCGTAAGAGCGTGCATGAGCCCATGCCAACTGGCCTCAAGGCCATTGACGCAATGACGCCCATTGGCCGCGGACAGCGCGAACTTATCATTGGCGACCGCCAGACCGGTAAGACCGCTGTTTGCGTTGACGCCATTCTGGCGCAGAAAGAAACGGACATTCACTGCTTCTACGTGGCCATCGGCCAGAAGAAGTCGTCCGTGGCTCTGGTGGCCGACACTTTGCGCCGTCACGGCGCGATGGAATACACCACCATCATTTCAGCCACGGCGTCCGATCCCGCGCCCTTGCAGTACATTGCGGCGTACACCGGCTGCGCAATGGCCGAGTTCTACCGCAACAACGGCAAGCACGCCCTCATCATTTACGATGACCTTTCCAAGCAGGCCGTGGCTTATCGCCAGATGTCGCTGCTGCTCCGTCGCCCCCCGGGACGTGAAGCTTTCCCCGGCGACGTGTTCTACCTCCACTCGCGTTTGCTTGAACGCGCCGCGAAGGTGAACGATAGCCTTGGTGCCGGTTCTTTGACGGCTCTGCCCATCATTGAAACCCAGGCGGGCGACGTTTCCGCGTACATCCCCACCAACGTGATTTCCATCACCGATGGTCAGGTGTACCTGGAACCCAACCTCTTCAACGCCGGTGTGCGTCCGGCCATTAACGTGGGCCTTTCGGTTTCCCGCGTGGGTGGCGCAGCGCAGATCAAGGCCATGAAGCAGGTTGCCGGTACCATGCGTCTTGACCTTGCCCAGTATCGCGAACTTGCGGCTTTTGCCCAGTTCGGTTCTGATCTGGACAAGGGCACCAAGGCCAAGCTTGATCGTGGTGCACGTCTGGTGGAACTGCTCAAGCAGCCCCAGTACAAGCCCATGCCCTCGCATGAGCAGGTCGCCTCCATCTACGCCGCTACCCGTGGTCACATGGATGACGTGCCGGTGGATCAGATCCGTAAGTTTGAAGACGACATGCTCACCTTTATGCGGGATACGCGTAAAGACGTGCTTGACGCCATTAAGGATAAGAAAGTCATTGACGAGGCTGTGGAAAAAGCGCTCACCGAGGCCATTACCGCCTTCAAGCAGGGCTGGAAGGCCTAG
- a CDS encoding F0F1 ATP synthase subunit gamma gives MPSLKDVKMKIVGVGKTKQITKAMNMVASAKLRGAQTRIERFRPYAAKYRDVLAELSSKVEGNAHPLLAEHEEKKHCAIVLVTSDRGLCGSFNGNIIATALRLAKEKAGAGMEISFACVGRKGRDAVRSAGHKIFTAYGDRMGSIDFALASTVAQEVIYGYETFAFDEVWLIYGEFVSMGSQPPRTLRLLPLQTPEAEEVAEVAGTPRCEYVYEPQEEKLLAELLPRYVKVQVYRGMLDTSASEHAARMAAMDNATRNCNEMINMLTRLYNKTRQASITSDLIDIVGGAEALKG, from the coding sequence ATGCCTTCACTCAAAGACGTAAAAATGAAGATCGTGGGGGTCGGTAAGACCAAGCAGATCACCAAGGCCATGAACATGGTGGCCTCGGCGAAACTGCGCGGCGCCCAGACCCGCATCGAGCGCTTCAGGCCGTACGCGGCCAAATACCGCGACGTGCTCGCCGAACTGTCGAGCAAAGTGGAGGGCAATGCCCACCCCCTGCTGGCAGAGCATGAGGAAAAGAAACACTGCGCCATTGTGCTGGTTACATCCGACCGTGGCCTGTGCGGCAGCTTTAACGGCAACATCATCGCCACTGCTCTGCGGCTGGCGAAGGAAAAAGCCGGGGCAGGAATGGAGATCAGCTTTGCCTGTGTGGGACGTAAGGGCCGCGACGCCGTTCGTTCTGCCGGGCACAAGATCTTCACTGCCTATGGCGACCGCATGGGTAGCATAGACTTCGCTCTCGCCAGCACTGTGGCGCAGGAAGTCATTTACGGCTACGAAACCTTCGCATTCGACGAAGTGTGGCTGATCTACGGCGAGTTCGTATCCATGGGCAGCCAGCCGCCCCGCACCCTTCGCCTTCTGCCGTTGCAAACGCCGGAAGCTGAAGAAGTGGCAGAAGTGGCCGGAACGCCCCGTTGCGAATACGTGTACGAGCCGCAGGAAGAAAAGCTGTTGGCGGAGCTTTTGCCCCGCTACGTCAAGGTGCAGGTTTACCGTGGCATGTTGGACACCTCGGCCAGCGAGCACGCCGCCCGCATGGCTGCCATGGACAACGCCACCCGTAACTGCAACGAGATGATCAACATGCTGACGCGGCTCTATAACAAGACGCGGCAGGCTTCCATCACCAGCGACCTCATCGACATCGTCGGCGGCGCTGAAGCGCTGAAGGGTTAA
- the atpD gene encoding F0F1 ATP synthase subunit beta: MSKNIGKVVQVIGAVVDVEFSDGNLPSIFTALEITNPNNSDAPSLICEVAQHLGDNVVRTIAMDATEGLVRGMDAVDTGNPIMVPVGKAAVGRILNVIGRPVDELGPVNAEKYYPIHRPAPKFTDLNTKVELLETGIKVVDLLVPFPKGGKMGLFGGAGVGKTVILMEMINNIAKQHGGSSVFAGVGERTREGNDLYHELKDAGVLERATLVYGQMNEPPGARARVALTALACAEYFRDEEHQDVLLFIDNIFRFTQAGSEVSALLGRMPSAVGYQPTLGTDLGSLQERITSTNNGSITSVQAVYVPADDLTDPAPATTFSHLDGTLVLSRQIAELGIYPAVDPLDSTSRILDPNVVGDDHYMVARRVQMVLQKYKELQDIIAILGMDELSDEDKLTVARARRIQRFLSQPFHVAETFTGTPGQYVKLEDTIKGFKGILDGAYDHMAEGDFYMLGGIEQAVAKYEQRKLQEEK, encoded by the coding sequence ATGAGCAAAAACATCGGTAAAGTCGTTCAGGTTATCGGCGCCGTGGTGGACGTAGAGTTCAGCGACGGCAACCTGCCGAGTATCTTCACCGCCCTGGAGATAACCAACCCGAACAATAGCGATGCTCCCAGCCTCATCTGTGAGGTTGCGCAGCACCTGGGCGACAACGTCGTCCGTACCATCGCCATGGACGCCACTGAAGGCCTTGTCCGCGGCATGGACGCGGTCGACACCGGGAACCCCATCATGGTTCCTGTTGGCAAGGCCGCCGTTGGCCGTATCCTGAACGTCATCGGTCGCCCCGTTGACGAACTGGGCCCGGTCAATGCTGAAAAATACTATCCCATCCACCGTCCGGCTCCTAAATTCACGGATCTGAACACCAAGGTGGAACTGCTTGAAACCGGCATCAAGGTCGTTGACCTTCTTGTTCCCTTCCCCAAGGGCGGCAAGATGGGCCTCTTCGGCGGCGCCGGCGTGGGCAAGACCGTTATTCTGATGGAGATGATCAACAACATCGCCAAGCAGCACGGCGGTTCGTCGGTTTTCGCGGGCGTGGGTGAACGCACCCGTGAAGGCAACGACTTGTACCACGAACTCAAGGACGCAGGCGTTCTGGAACGCGCCACGCTTGTGTACGGTCAGATGAACGAACCTCCGGGAGCCCGTGCCCGCGTGGCCCTTACGGCCCTTGCCTGCGCGGAATACTTCCGTGATGAAGAACATCAGGACGTGTTGCTCTTCATCGACAACATCTTCCGTTTCACGCAGGCTGGTTCCGAAGTGTCCGCTCTGCTTGGCCGCATGCCCTCGGCCGTGGGTTATCAGCCCACCCTGGGTACTGACCTTGGCTCCTTGCAGGAACGCATCACCTCGACCAACAACGGTTCGATCACGTCGGTGCAGGCCGTTTACGTCCCTGCTGACGACTTGACCGACCCGGCCCCGGCCACCACGTTCTCGCACTTGGACGGAACGCTCGTGCTTTCCCGCCAGATCGCAGAACTTGGCATCTACCCCGCCGTGGACCCGCTCGACTCCACCTCGCGCATCCTCGACCCCAACGTTGTGGGCGATGATCACTACATGGTGGCCCGTCGTGTGCAGATGGTGCTTCAGAAGTACAAAGAACTTCAGGACATCATCGCCATCCTCGGCATGGACGAACTGTCTGACGAAGACAAGCTGACCGTTGCGCGTGCGCGCCGCATTCAGCGCTTCCTCTCGCAGCCCTTCCACGTGGCCGAAACCTTCACCGGCACCCCTGGCCAGTATGTGAAGCTTGAAGACACCATCAAGGGCTTCAAGGGCATTCTGGACGGCGCATACGACCACATGGCGGAAGGCGACTTCTACATGCTGGGCGGCATTGAACAGGCCGTTGCCAAGTACGAACAGCGCAAGCTGCAGGAAGAGAAGTAA
- a CDS encoding F0F1 ATP synthase subunit epsilon, which produces MGTLQLEVVTPDKTVVSGEVEMAVCPGIEGEFGVLPKHVSLLSALKIGGLRYRADGKDGHVFISGGFADVNNDVLTVLAESAELADSIDTARAMAAKERAEKRIASHDEKVDIVRAEAALQRAVVRLQLAQLR; this is translated from the coding sequence ATGGGCACGCTGCAACTTGAAGTGGTTACGCCGGACAAAACCGTGGTCAGCGGCGAAGTGGAAATGGCCGTCTGCCCGGGAATTGAGGGCGAATTCGGCGTGCTGCCCAAGCACGTTTCCCTGCTTTCTGCCCTGAAGATCGGCGGCCTGCGCTACCGCGCTGACGGCAAAGATGGGCACGTTTTCATCTCCGGCGGTTTCGCCGATGTGAACAACGATGTGCTCACAGTGCTGGCCGAATCGGCAGAGCTGGCGGACAGCATTGACACCGCTCGCGCCATGGCAGCCAAGGAACGCGCTGAAAAGCGCATTGCCAGCCATGACGAAAAGGTGGACATTGTCCGCGCTGAAGCCGCTCTGCAACGCGCAGTTGTGCGCTTGCAACTGGCCCAGCTCCGCTGA